From a region of the Lactuca sativa cultivar Salinas chromosome 4, Lsat_Salinas_v11, whole genome shotgun sequence genome:
- the LOC111920476 gene encoding uncharacterized protein LOC111920476 yields the protein MQLQEEINDLMSSPSFNCYYSDSLTAMAAAKVSREFKQEQVHELSYVNEEDFEFSVELSDVELNSGKQIDLEDPQFVFPIFDNEKLTKDDAVEEIDIASSFRIQVQKLFVDDVEESSSSSSVEASELETRHSGIFCMWRSKPDVAYSPLTKSKKSSSTGSGLRRWRIWNLLRRNRSEGKASAFLLWHKKVETSKQKWNAKSDEINRVAGKLKTPSSPSFHELFYVQKRAEQKGDKMKTFLPYKQDLLGFFVKINRIGVSF from the coding sequence ATGCAACTTCAAGAAGAAATCAACGATTTAATGTCTTCTCCTAGCTTTAACTGTTACTACTCAGATAGTTTGACAGCCATGGCAGCCGCGAAAGTCAGCCGTGAGTTCAAGCAGGAACAGGTTCATGAACTAAGTTATGTTAATGAAGAGGATTTTGAGTTCTCGGTGGAGCTCTCCGATGTAGAACTTAATTCTGGCAAACAGATCGATCTCGAAGATCCTCAATTCGTTTTTCCAATTTTCGACAACGAGAAACTCACCAAGGACGATGCGGTTGAAGAAATCGATATTGCTTCTTCTTTTAGGATTCAGGTACAGAAATTGTTTGTTGATGATGTTGAAGAATCATCGTCTTCTTCTTCAGTAGAAGCTTCCGAATTGGAAACTCGACATTCTGGAATTTTCTGTATGTGGAGGTCAAAACCTGACGTTGCGTACTCGCCTCTTACAAAAAGTAAAAAGAGCAGCTCTACTGGATCCGGATTGAGAAGATGGAGAATCTGGAATTTACTCCGGCGGAACCGCAGCGAAGGTAAGGCGTCGGCATTCTTACTGTGGCATAAGAAAGTGGAGACCTCGAAGCAAAAATGGAATGCAAAGTCCGACGAGATTAACAGAGTCGCCGGAAAACTAAAAACTCCGTCGTCTCCGTCGTTTCACGAGCTATTTTACGTGCAGAAAAGAGCAGAACAGAAAGGCGATAAGATGAAGACGTTTCTACCTTACAAACAAGATCTCCTTGGGTTCTTTGTTAAAATCAACAGAATTGGGGTATCATTCTAA